In Stutzerimonas stutzeri, a genomic segment contains:
- the rne gene encoding ribonuclease E, translating to MKRMLINATQPEELRVALVDGQRLFDLDIESGAREQKKANIYKGKITRVEPSLEAAFVDFGADRHGFLPLKEISREYFKKAPEGRVNIKDVLSEGQEVIVQVEKEERGNKGAALTTFISLAGRYLVLMPNNPRAGGISRRIEGEERNELREALNGLDVPADMGLIVRTAGLGRSSEEMQWDLDYLLQLWSAVKEASQDRPAPFLIYQESNVIIRAIRDYLRQDIGEVLIDSVEAQNEALSFIQQVMPQYASKIKLYEDSVPLFNRFQIESQIETAFQREVKLPSGGSIVIDPTEALVSIDINSARATKGGDIEETALQTNLEAAEEIARQLRLRDIGGLIVIDFIDMTPAKNQRAVEEKVREALEADRARIQVGRISRFGLLEMSRQRLRPSLGETSGIVCPRCNGQGIIRDVESLSLAILRLIEEEALKDRTAEVRARVPFQVAAFLLNEKRNAITKIELRTRARIFILPDDHLETPHFEVQRLRDDSPEIIAGQASYEMSPTEVEEAQPVSSTRTLVRQEAAVKTAPPRTAPAPTPAAAPAEVAAPAAQEPSLFKGLVKSLVGLFAGKQEAPAAEVKQKPATSSRPQRNDERRSGRQQNRRRDSRGNRDEERKPREERAPREERQAREERQPRXXXEERKPREAREPVEANDSPAQPQPRRERTPREDRQPREERKRELRAPLDEQAQIAPAPAVSEEVTERKPRPPREERKPRAEQTANAEELQQNETAEVAQEEQESTEGSDRPRRRSRGQRRRSNRRDRQRDSNGNEIGDEAESNVAEVSESNAPVKSEQVAIAATAAALAANTADTDAAPAAIQPETAPETPASVEAVDETANITEAVQPAEVVAVPAAEATTPAIVEAEPAPAPQETSQPLAAEPEVVQAQVTPASEQPTPAPIEPVTPALTATGRAPNDPREVRRRRLEQERLAKEAAEAEAKSAEANASAEAQAPAELASPEIVVSEAVNVASVEQSIVDAVSSKEEQAVERAQPQTAEPEAEQAVTEVVQPDEVEPVKPTAEAEPEVADEAAEQDDANKRQN from the coding sequence ATGAAAAGAATGCTAATTAACGCAACTCAGCCTGAAGAGTTGCGTGTCGCACTGGTCGACGGCCAGCGCCTGTTCGATCTCGATATCGAATCCGGTGCCCGTGAACAGAAGAAAGCCAACATCTACAAAGGCAAGATCACCCGTGTCGAGCCCAGCCTCGAAGCCGCTTTCGTTGATTTCGGCGCAGACCGCCACGGTTTTCTTCCCCTGAAAGAAATCTCCCGCGAGTATTTCAAGAAGGCCCCCGAAGGCCGCGTCAACATCAAAGACGTGCTGAGCGAAGGCCAAGAAGTCATCGTCCAGGTCGAGAAAGAAGAACGTGGCAACAAGGGCGCTGCCCTGACCACCTTCATTAGTCTGGCCGGCCGCTACCTTGTTCTGATGCCGAACAACCCACGCGCCGGCGGCATCTCTCGCCGCATCGAAGGCGAGGAACGCAACGAACTCCGTGAAGCGCTGAATGGCCTCGATGTTCCCGCCGATATGGGCCTGATCGTTCGAACCGCTGGGCTCGGTCGTTCAAGTGAAGAAATGCAATGGGACCTGGATTACTTGCTGCAGCTCTGGAGCGCGGTAAAGGAGGCCTCGCAGGATCGCCCCGCCCCGTTCCTGATCTATCAGGAATCCAATGTCATTATCCGCGCCATTCGCGACTATCTGCGCCAGGACATCGGCGAAGTACTGATCGATAGCGTCGAAGCCCAGAACGAAGCCCTGTCCTTCATCCAACAAGTCATGCCGCAGTACGCCAGCAAGATCAAGCTGTACGAAGACAGCGTGCCTCTGTTCAACCGCTTCCAGATCGAAAGCCAGATCGAAACCGCCTTCCAGCGCGAAGTGAAGCTACCGTCCGGCGGATCCATCGTCATCGACCCGACCGAAGCACTGGTGTCCATTGATATCAACTCGGCGCGCGCCACCAAGGGCGGCGATATCGAGGAAACCGCGCTACAGACCAACCTGGAAGCGGCCGAGGAAATCGCTCGCCAGCTGCGTCTGCGCGATATCGGTGGCCTGATTGTAATCGACTTTATCGACATGACCCCGGCGAAGAACCAGCGCGCCGTGGAAGAAAAAGTTCGCGAAGCACTCGAGGCTGATCGCGCCCGAATCCAGGTCGGACGTATCTCGCGCTTCGGCCTGTTGGAAATGTCCCGTCAACGCCTGCGTCCGTCGCTCGGCGAGACCAGCGGCATCGTCTGCCCTCGCTGTAATGGTCAAGGCATCATTCGTGACGTCGAGTCGCTGTCGCTGGCGATCCTGCGCCTGATCGAAGAAGAGGCGCTGAAAGACCGCACGGCAGAGGTTCGCGCCCGCGTCCCGTTCCAGGTCGCCGCATTCCTGCTCAACGAGAAGCGCAACGCCATCACCAAGATCGAATTGCGCACCCGCGCGCGCATCTTCATCCTGCCGGACGATCATCTGGAAACGCCGCACTTCGAAGTGCAGCGTCTTCGCGATGACAGCCCGGAGATCATCGCGGGTCAGGCCAGCTACGAGATGAGCCCGACCGAAGTCGAGGAAGCCCAACCGGTCAGCTCGACACGCACACTGGTTCGCCAGGAAGCGGCGGTGAAAACTGCCCCTCCACGAACAGCGCCCGCACCTACGCCTGCCGCCGCGCCAGCAGAAGTCGCCGCGCCGGCCGCCCAGGAGCCGAGCCTGTTCAAAGGGCTGGTCAAATCGCTGGTCGGTCTCTTCGCCGGCAAGCAGGAAGCACCGGCTGCTGAAGTGAAGCAGAAGCCCGCGACCAGCAGCCGTCCGCAGCGCAACGACGAGCGCCGTAGCGGCCGCCAGCAGAACCGTCGCCGTGATTCACGCGGCAATCGCGACGAAGAACGCAAGCCGCGCGAAGAGCGCGCCCCACGAGAAGAGCGTCAGGCTCGCGAGGAACGTCAGCCACGCCSTYMKYGTGAAGAGCGCAAGCCACGCGAAGCCCGCGAGCCGGTCGAGGCCAACGATAGCCCGGCGCAGCCACAACCGCGTCGCGAGCGCACGCCGCGCGAAGACCGTCAGCCCCGCGAAGAGCGCAAGCGCGAATTGCGCGCACCGCTCGACGAACAAGCCCAGATTGCACCAGCTCCTGCTGTTAGCGAGGAAGTCACCGAGCGTAAACCACGCCCACCTCGCGAAGAGCGTAAGCCTCGGGCAGAGCAAACCGCAAACGCGGAAGAACTGCAGCAAAATGAGACTGCGGAGGTTGCTCAAGAGGAACAGGAATCGACCGAAGGCAGCGATCGTCCGCGTCGCCGCTCCCGTGGTCAGCGTCGCCGCAGCAACCGCCGTGATCGCCAGCGTGATTCCAACGGCAATGAGATTGGTGACGAGGCCGAGAGCAACGTTGCCGAAGTCAGCGAAAGCAATGCGCCTGTGAAATCCGAGCAGGTTGCCATCGCCGCGACCGCGGCCGCCCTGGCGGCAAATACGGCCGATACCGACGCAGCGCCAGCGGCTATCCAGCCTGAGACGGCCCCGGAAACACCAGCATCAGTCGAAGCCGTCGACGAAACAGCCAATATAACCGAAGCGGTACAGCCAGCCGAAGTTGTCGCAGTGCCAGCAGCCGAAGCCACGACGCCGGCCATCGTGGAAGCCGAGCCAGCCCCTGCCCCGCAGGAAACCAGCCAACCGTTGGCAGCTGAGCCTGAGGTCGTGCAGGCCCAGGTCACGCCGGCGTCCGAGCAGCCTACTCCGGCGCCAATCGAGCCGGTAACACCAGCTCTGACGGCAACCGGCCGTGCGCCCAACGACCCACGCGAAGTACGTCGTCGTCGCCTCGAGCAGGAGCGTCTGGCCAAAGAGGCAGCCGAAGCCGAGGCGAAATCCGCCGAAGCGAACGCTTCAGCCGAAGCACAGGCGCCAGCGGAGCTGGCAAGCCCTGAAATCGTTGTCAGCGAGGCGGTTAATGTTGCATCGGTCGAGCAATCAATCGTCGATGCGGTCAGCAGCAAGGAAGAGCAGGCCGTTGAACGGGCGCAACCACAAACGGCCGAACCAGAAGCCGAACAGGCCGTCACAGAAGTTGTTCAGCCCGACGAGGTGGAGCCGGTCAAGCCCACTGCGGAAGCTGAGCCTGAGGTAGCCGACGAAGCCGCCGAGCAGGATGACGCCAACAAGCGCCAGAACTGA
- the rluC gene encoding 23S rRNA pseudouridine(955/2504/2580) synthase RluC, translated as MTNTLSQTSGVQMLEVAPELAGQRIDNFLRTQLKGVPKTLIYRILRKGEVRVNKGRIKPEYKLQAGDVIRVPPLRLPERDEAVPVAQGLLERLEAAIVYEDKALIVLNKPAGIAVHGGSGLSFGVIEALRQLRPDAKELELVHRLDRDTSGLLMVAKKRSMLRHLHQELRGDGVDKRYMALVRGRWETGRKQVNAPLMKNTLRSGERMVEVTEEGKDALTLFRVLRRFGDFATLVEARPITGRTHQIRVHALHAGHGIAGDSKYGDEEFSKVIRDLGGKRLFLHAYALKVPLPDGGELSLEAPVDDVWARTLERLGE; from the coding sequence ATGACCAATACCCTTTCTCAGACCTCCGGCGTGCAAATGCTCGAAGTCGCGCCGGAGCTTGCCGGCCAGCGCATCGACAACTTTCTTCGTACTCAGCTCAAGGGTGTCCCCAAAACACTGATATATCGCATATTGCGCAAAGGCGAAGTGCGGGTGAACAAGGGGCGGATAAAGCCTGAATATAAGCTCCAGGCCGGCGATGTAATCCGTGTACCGCCGCTTCGGCTTCCAGAGCGTGACGAGGCGGTCCCTGTTGCGCAAGGGCTTCTCGAGCGCCTGGAAGCGGCGATCGTCTATGAAGACAAGGCGCTTATTGTGCTGAACAAGCCTGCAGGCATAGCGGTGCACGGTGGCAGCGGGCTTAGTTTTGGTGTCATCGAGGCGCTGCGCCAACTGCGTCCTGATGCGAAAGAACTCGAGTTGGTGCATCGCCTGGACCGTGATACGTCCGGGCTGCTGATGGTTGCGAAGAAGCGCAGCATGCTGCGCCATCTGCATCAGGAATTGCGCGGCGATGGTGTCGATAAGCGTTACATGGCGCTTGTGCGAGGGCGCTGGGAGACCGGCAGGAAGCAGGTGAATGCACCGCTCATGAAGAACACGCTGCGCTCGGGTGAGCGCATGGTTGAGGTCACTGAAGAGGGCAAGGACGCGTTGACGCTTTTCCGTGTGCTGCGTCGTTTCGGCGATTTTGCCACGCTGGTCGAGGCTAGGCCGATAACGGGTCGGACCCACCAGATTCGCGTCCATGCGCTTCACGCCGGGCACGGAATCGCGGGCGACAGCAAGTATGGCGACGAAGAGTTTTCCAAGGTCATTCGTGATCTGGGCGGCAAGCGCTTATTTCTGCACGCCTATGCGTTGAAAGTGCCTTTGCCTGACGGCGGCGAACTGAGCCTGGAAGCGCCGGTTGATGATGTCTGGGCTCGGACGCTGGAGAGGCTTGGTGAGTAA
- a CDS encoding HAD-IA family hydrolase, whose translation MSKYELLIFDWDGTLVNSIGRIVESISVAATSCNLPALDETAIKGIIGLGLPEAVAVLYPHVTDVGTAEAFRRAYAEHYLMLEAEPSELYPGVALALQQFRDQGHLLAVATGKGRRGLDRVLDGQGWSDFFDVTRCADEAASKPDPLMIHEILAHCGVGPERALMVGDSVFDLEMARRAGVDSVAVSYGAQPLDVLRAYSPRMTINRFSELGDWLRSAGTAEVVAYVG comes from the coding sequence GTGAGTAAATACGAGCTGTTGATCTTCGACTGGGATGGAACGCTGGTGAACTCCATCGGCCGTATTGTCGAATCCATTTCCGTTGCCGCAACCAGCTGCAATCTGCCGGCCCTCGATGAAACGGCCATAAAGGGAATCATTGGGCTGGGCTTGCCAGAGGCAGTTGCGGTGCTATATCCGCATGTCACGGATGTGGGCACCGCTGAGGCGTTTCGTCGTGCCTATGCCGAGCACTACCTCATGCTGGAAGCTGAGCCGTCGGAACTCTACCCCGGAGTCGCGCTGGCGCTGCAGCAGTTTCGTGACCAGGGGCATCTGCTTGCCGTGGCGACCGGAAAAGGGCGGCGCGGGTTGGACAGGGTGCTGGATGGGCAGGGTTGGAGCGATTTTTTCGATGTAACCCGTTGCGCGGATGAAGCCGCGAGCAAACCTGATCCATTAATGATCCATGAGATTCTGGCACATTGCGGGGTTGGTCCCGAGCGGGCCTTGATGGTAGGGGATTCGGTATTCGATCTCGAAATGGCTCGGCGAGCTGGCGTAGACAGCGTTGCGGTCTCCTACGGTGCGCAGCCGCTCGACGTGCTGCGGGCGTACTCGCCGCGTATGACCATCAATCGTTTTTCGGAGCTTGGCGATTGGCTGCGCTCCGCAGGTACAGCAGAGGTAGTTGCGTATGTCGGATGA
- a CDS encoding S49 family peptidase, with amino-acid sequence MSDDWKAPVNEQQDDRNSWKLLEKTLLAGVQEQRRARRWGIFFKLLTFIYLFGALLMFSPLLHIGDSGSGSASHTAVINVRGMIADEESASADNVVGALRAAFEDSKTKGVVLRINSPGGSPVQSGYIYDEIRRLRGEHPDIKVYAVIADLGASGAYYIASAADEIYADKSSLVGSIGVTAATFGFVETMAKLGVERRVYTSGEHKAFLDPFQPEKPEETKFWRDVLGITHRQFIDSVKQGRGDRLQVADHPELFSGLIWSGEQALELGLIDGLGNTSYVAREVIGEEELVDFTVKDSALDRFTKKLGASVGAQLALWMGFQGPQLR; translated from the coding sequence ATGTCGGATGATTGGAAGGCGCCTGTGAATGAACAGCAGGACGATCGCAATAGCTGGAAGCTACTGGAAAAAACCTTGCTCGCCGGTGTCCAGGAGCAACGGCGGGCTCGGCGGTGGGGGATATTCTTCAAACTGCTGACCTTCATCTATCTTTTCGGTGCGCTGCTGATGTTCTCGCCTTTGTTGCATATCGGTGACAGCGGGAGTGGGAGTGCCAGTCATACTGCAGTCATCAATGTTCGCGGCATGATCGCTGATGAAGAGTCGGCGAGTGCGGATAACGTTGTCGGGGCGCTGCGTGCGGCCTTCGAAGATTCCAAAACCAAGGGCGTAGTTCTACGAATCAATAGCCCAGGGGGCAGTCCGGTACAGTCGGGTTACATTTATGACGAGATCAGGCGGCTGCGTGGCGAGCACCCCGACATCAAGGTCTATGCGGTTATTGCCGATCTAGGAGCCTCGGGCGCCTATTACATTGCCAGCGCTGCAGACGAAATCTATGCCGACAAATCGAGCCTGGTCGGTTCAATTGGAGTGACTGCAGCGACGTTCGGATTTGTCGAGACGATGGCTAAGTTGGGTGTGGAGCGCCGGGTTTATACGTCGGGCGAACACAAGGCGTTCCTCGATCCGTTCCAGCCTGAAAAGCCGGAAGAAACCAAATTTTGGCGCGACGTGCTCGGCATCACTCATCGCCAGTTCATCGACAGCGTCAAGCAAGGACGTGGTGATCGGCTGCAGGTCGCCGATCATCCCGAGCTGTTTTCCGGCCTCATTTGGTCCGGCGAGCAGGCGCTTGAGCTCGGGCTGATCGACGGTCTGGGCAATACCAGCTACGTGGCGCGCGAAGTGATTGGGGAAGAGGAGCTGGTGGACTTCACTGTCAAGGATTCCGCGCTGGATCGTTTCACCAAGAAGCTTGGTGCAAGCGTTGGTGCTCAGTTGGCGCTGTGGATGGGGTTCCAGGGGCCGCAACTGCGATAG
- a CDS encoding Maf family protein — MRRLLLASSSPYRRELLSRLHLAFDCASPEIDETAHAGEQPEQLVRRLAHEKAQALAPAYQDHLIIGSDQVAVLEQSILGKPYAFERARLQLQACSGKSVQFLTALALLDSRTGSTQVDCVSFTVHFRDLDDLQIERYLHAEQPYDCAGSFKAEGLGISLFRATEGSDVTSLIGLPLIRLVDMLNNVGVKVP, encoded by the coding sequence ATGCGCCGCCTGCTTCTCGCATCAAGCTCCCCCTACCGACGCGAACTGCTCTCACGACTGCATCTGGCGTTCGACTGCGCCTCCCCGGAAATAGACGAGACCGCGCATGCTGGAGAACAGCCGGAGCAACTGGTGCGCCGACTGGCCCACGAAAAGGCTCAAGCACTGGCGCCAGCCTATCAGGACCACCTGATCATCGGCTCGGACCAGGTCGCGGTGCTTGAACAAAGCATCCTTGGCAAGCCTTACGCATTCGAGCGAGCGAGACTGCAATTGCAAGCCTGCAGTGGCAAAAGTGTGCAGTTCTTAACCGCGCTGGCGCTACTGGACAGCCGGACCGGGAGCACCCAGGTCGATTGCGTCAGCTTCACAGTCCATTTCCGAGACCTTGATGACCTGCAGATCGAGCGCTACCTACACGCCGAACAACCTTACGATTGTGCGGGCAGCTTCAAGGCTGAAGGGCTGGGTATCAGCCTGTTCCGCGCCACCGAAGGATCGGACGTGACCAGCCTGATCGGGTTGCCACTGATCAGACTGGTCGACATGCTGAACAACGTCGGAGTCAAAGTTCCCTGA
- a CDS encoding YceD family protein, with the protein MLKGPIPPHVDPRKLADRAANLKGELQLSGLKRLVDPLEDDKGVVRASFDFGRDEQRTVVIHSELDVEVTMICQRCLEPVVLPIHSECDYAVVNEGSSSQHLPKGYDVLEVGEDPLDLLALVEEELLLALPIVPLHDQEVCQPPAGPDEPEPNEDEVSRSNPFSVLAQLKRDPNV; encoded by the coding sequence ATGTTGAAAGGACCAATACCTCCGCACGTAGATCCGCGCAAGCTCGCTGACCGAGCGGCTAACCTGAAAGGTGAGCTGCAATTGTCTGGGCTGAAGCGGCTCGTCGATCCTCTCGAGGACGACAAAGGTGTGGTGCGCGCCAGTTTTGACTTTGGGCGCGACGAGCAGCGCACTGTGGTCATCCACAGCGAGCTGGATGTTGAGGTCACAATGATTTGCCAGCGCTGTCTGGAGCCGGTTGTTCTGCCTATTCACAGCGAATGCGATTATGCCGTCGTGAATGAGGGTTCGAGCAGCCAGCACCTGCCTAAGGGCTATGACGTGCTGGAAGTGGGAGAGGATCCTCTGGATCTGCTGGCGCTGGTTGAAGAGGAGCTTCTGCTTGCTCTTCCGATTGTTCCACTCCATGACCAAGAAGTTTGCCAGCCGCCGGCTGGGCCTGATGAGCCCGAGCCGAATGAGGACGAGGTATCGCGGTCCAACCCGTTCAGCGTACTGGCTCAGTTAAAGCGTGACCCAAACGTTTAG
- the rpmF gene encoding 50S ribosomal protein L32 codes for MAVQQNKKSRSARDMRRSHDALEPNALSVEKSTGEVHLRHHVSPEGFYRGRKVIDKGADE; via the coding sequence ATGGCTGTTCAGCAGAACAAAAAATCCCGTTCCGCCCGTGACATGCGTCGCTCGCATGACGCGCTCGAGCCGAACGCCCTGTCCGTAGAAAAGAGCACTGGTGAAGTTCACCTGCGCCACCACGTTTCCCCGGAAGGTTTTTACCGTGGTCGCAAAGTGATCGACAAGGGCGCTGACGAGTAA
- the plsX gene encoding phosphate acyltransferase PlsX, protein MSAPIIAIDAMGGDFGPHCIVPASLNCLAEVPSLHLALVGQSSILEEIIARHPGVDRARLTIVDADEVIGMDERPTQALRSKPRSSMRVALELVRDGQAQACISAGNTGALMALARHVLKTLPGVDRPAMMTAIPTIKGACLLLDLGANVDCTAEQLYQFAVMGSVAAQSLGIEQPRVSLLNVGTEEIKGNQQVKAAAALLQQASDINYRGFVEGDGLFRGETDVAVCDGFVGNILLKSSEGLAHMVALRVEALFRRSLTSRLVGALALPLLRQLRADLRPAQYNGASFLGLQGIVVKSHGSAGAEGFRSAILRATQDVEHNLPEQLHSRLEHLLVTNRSVSGAGDVTTSDGSPSN, encoded by the coding sequence TTGTCTGCTCCGATCATAGCGATCGATGCAATGGGTGGGGACTTCGGTCCCCACTGCATTGTTCCGGCCAGTCTCAATTGTCTGGCTGAAGTCCCCTCGCTACACCTGGCCCTGGTTGGCCAATCCTCTATCCTCGAAGAAATCATCGCTCGGCACCCGGGTGTGGATCGCGCTCGTCTGACGATTGTCGATGCCGACGAAGTGATCGGCATGGACGAGCGTCCGACGCAGGCGTTGCGCAGTAAGCCGCGCTCGTCCATGCGCGTTGCGCTGGAATTGGTGCGCGACGGTCAGGCTCAGGCGTGTATCAGTGCTGGCAATACGGGCGCTTTGATGGCGCTTGCTCGTCATGTACTGAAGACATTGCCCGGGGTCGATCGGCCCGCGATGATGACCGCGATCCCTACGATTAAAGGCGCCTGCCTATTGCTTGATCTTGGCGCGAATGTGGACTGTACTGCCGAGCAGCTCTACCAGTTCGCGGTGATGGGGTCGGTTGCCGCGCAGAGCCTCGGTATCGAGCAACCGCGAGTCTCGTTGTTGAATGTTGGCACCGAAGAGATCAAGGGAAACCAGCAGGTCAAGGCGGCAGCTGCGCTGTTGCAGCAGGCGAGCGATATCAATTATCGGGGCTTCGTTGAGGGTGACGGGTTATTTCGCGGCGAGACTGACGTAGCGGTGTGTGATGGCTTCGTTGGCAACATCTTGCTCAAATCCAGCGAGGGCTTGGCGCATATGGTTGCCTTGCGTGTCGAAGCGCTTTTTCGCCGTTCGCTGACTTCTCGTCTGGTGGGGGCGCTGGCGCTGCCGCTGCTGCGTCAGCTTCGAGCCGATCTGCGCCCAGCCCAGTACAACGGTGCCAGCTTTCTAGGGCTCCAGGGCATCGTCGTGAAAAGCCATGGTAGCGCCGGCGCCGAGGGCTTCCGGTCGGCTATCCTGCGCGCGACCCAGGACGTGGAGCACAACCTGCCGGAGCAATTGCACAGTCGGCTCGAGCATCTGCTCGTGACCAATCGGTCGGTAAGCGGCGCAGGTGATGTGACCACATCCGACGGCTCGCCATCCAACTGA
- the fabD gene encoding ACP S-malonyltransferase, whose product MSASLAFVFPGQGSQALGMLAEHGAQQSLVIDTFAEASSALGYDLWALSQQGPAEQLNQTDKTQPAILTASIALWRLWLAGGGAKPAFVAGHSLGEYSALVAAGSLPFVDAVKLVELRGQLMQQAVPAGSGGMAAILGLDDADVLAACSEAAQGEVVSAVNFNAPGQVVIAGSAAAVERAIEVCKAKGAKRAMPLPVSVPSHCALMRPAAERFAESVTAAAWQAPQIPLVQNVSAAIVSDLDTLKHDLLAQLYSPVRWVETIVALNAQGVTDLVECGPGKVLSGLNKRCVKGINTYNLETPEAFAATRGALV is encoded by the coding sequence ATGTCCGCATCACTTGCATTCGTCTTTCCGGGGCAGGGCTCCCAAGCTCTCGGCATGCTTGCCGAGCACGGCGCCCAGCAATCCCTGGTCATCGATACTTTCGCTGAAGCCTCGTCCGCACTGGGGTACGACCTCTGGGCGCTTTCCCAGCAAGGCCCAGCGGAGCAGCTGAATCAGACCGATAAGACTCAGCCTGCGATTCTGACTGCTTCGATAGCGCTGTGGCGCCTGTGGCTGGCTGGAGGCGGCGCGAAGCCAGCGTTCGTTGCAGGCCATAGCCTCGGCGAATATTCTGCTCTGGTCGCCGCAGGCAGTCTGCCATTCGTTGACGCAGTAAAGCTGGTCGAGCTGCGTGGCCAGCTCATGCAACAAGCCGTTCCTGCTGGTTCCGGCGGTATGGCAGCGATCCTCGGGCTGGATGATGCCGATGTATTGGCGGCCTGTAGCGAAGCCGCGCAGGGCGAAGTGGTCAGTGCCGTCAATTTCAATGCGCCTGGTCAGGTAGTGATTGCCGGCAGCGCTGCGGCCGTCGAGCGTGCTATCGAGGTCTGTAAGGCCAAGGGCGCCAAGCGCGCCATGCCGCTGCCGGTCAGCGTGCCGTCGCATTGTGCGCTGATGCGTCCTGCGGCTGAGCGTTTTGCCGAATCCGTAACTGCAGCCGCCTGGCAGGCGCCTCAGATTCCGTTGGTCCAGAATGTCAGCGCGGCGATCGTATCCGATCTCGATACGCTCAAACATGATCTTCTGGCCCAGCTCTACAGCCCGGTTCGCTGGGTTGAGACCATTGTTGCGTTGAATGCGCAGGGCGTGACCGATTTGGTCGAGTGTGGCCCGGGCAAAGTGCTGTCCGGCCTCAACAAACGCTGCGTCAAGGGCATCAATACCTATAACCTGGAAACCCCAGAAGCTTTCGCTGCCACTCGTGGCGCGCTGGTCTGA
- the fabG gene encoding 3-oxoacyl-ACP reductase FabG, which produces MNLQGKVALVTGASRGIGQAIALELGRQGAIVIGTATSSSGAERIAETLKENGIEGAGLVLDVTRDESVATTLEHIQQHLGQPAILVNNAGITRDNLMLRMKDDEWHDVINTNLSSLYRLTKGVLRGMTKARWGRIISIGSVVGAMGNAGQVNYAAAKAGLEGFSRALAREVGSRGITVNAVAPGFIDTDMTRELPEAQRDALLGQIPLGRLGQAEEIAKVVAFLASDGAAYVTGATVPVNGGMYMS; this is translated from the coding sequence ATGAATCTGCAAGGCAAGGTCGCCCTGGTGACAGGCGCCAGCCGCGGCATCGGCCAAGCCATCGCGCTGGAGCTCGGTCGCCAGGGCGCTATTGTGATCGGCACGGCGACCTCTTCTTCGGGGGCCGAGCGCATCGCCGAGACGCTAAAGGAAAATGGTATCGAGGGCGCAGGCCTGGTGTTGGACGTCACCCGTGACGAATCCGTCGCCACCACACTGGAGCACATTCAGCAGCATCTCGGCCAGCCGGCTATCTTGGTGAACAACGCAGGCATCACCCGTGACAACCTTATGCTGCGGATGAAAGACGATGAATGGCATGATGTGATCAATACCAATCTCAGCAGCCTGTACCGTCTGACCAAAGGTGTCCTGCGCGGCATGACCAAGGCGCGCTGGGGGCGAATTATCAGCATCGGCTCCGTGGTAGGTGCCATGGGCAATGCTGGACAGGTAAACTACGCTGCGGCCAAGGCCGGACTCGAAGGTTTCAGCCGAGCGTTGGCCCGTGAAGTCGGCTCGCGCGGCATCACGGTCAATGCCGTGGCGCCGGGCTTCATCGATACAGATATGACGCGTGAGCTTCCCGAAGCTCAGCGTGACGCGTTGCTGGGGCAGATCCCGTTGGGTCGTCTTGGGCAAGCGGAAGAGATTGCCAAGGTCGTCGCCTTCCTAGCTTCTGACGGCGCTGCCTATGTCACAGGAGCTACGGTTCCGGTGAATGGTGGTATGTACATGA